The DNA sequence GCATCAAACATATGTAAAAGGCCTTTATCAGACCATTTAGCTGAACATTTGCATGGACACTTTAAAAACATTcctggagaaagagaagaaatgtATAATGCAGAGTCAGGCTCATTCAGAAAGCCATGTCTGGACGGGTCCAGCAGTCTGGCGTTTGGTTTCTATCCCcgccacatcaacctgaccctgctgagagaCGGTCAGCCAATAGCAGAACAGGCTTTGAATAGGGAGCAGCCGCTGCCCAATGGAGACGGCACGTATCAGCTGAGGAAGAGTCTGGAGGTCAGTACAGAGGAACTGAGAGAGAGACGCAACTACACCTGCACTGCCTCCCACCTCAGTCTGGACAACAAGCTGGATGTCAGCTGGGTACCAGAGTCTGGAGCAGACAGATCTGACTATCCTGTCAGCTCTACTGGTAATGGTGTCCATAACTATTCTAATCTGCATTTCCGTTTGCctaaggaggagaagagaggctgGCTCCCAGACATTGACACAGCTCTCCAGCCCTGTTGATGCCCAAGTGGCTGAGCACATTAGCCTGTTTTCACATTCTGAGAGCTGCTATATTTACTGCTGCCACTCATGCAGTGACTTTCTCAATTCAAGCTCATCGACAATatgtacagtagcctaataaagAGAAGTCCTTGTTTTTTATGATACAGTAGTGCATTAACGTTCCAAAAACGTGTACTCTCATTGCTATGACACTGATTTGTATGTGATATGTAAAATAAATGTTCTATTCAAATTCATGATACAAAAAGATCATTAGAGTTTAGTTAATTAGCAATGAGCAGAGGGAAATCTTACCTGGAAGCAAAATAAAAATACCAGGAACACCAATCACACGCTGTCTTTCACACCAGAATACCAGGAACACCAATCACACCCTGTCTTTCACACCAGAATACCAGGAACACCAATCACACGCTGTCTTTCACACCAGAATACCATGAACACCAATCACACCCTGTCTTTCACACCAGAATACCAGGAACACCAATCACACCCTGTCTTTCACACCAGAATACCAGGAACCCCAATCACACCCTGTCTTTCACACCAGAACACTAGGAACCCCAATCACACCCTGTCTTTCACACCAGAACACTAGGAACCCCAATCACACCCTGTCTTTCACACCAGAACACCAGGAACCCCAATCACACCCTGTCTTTCACACCAGAACACCAGGAACCCCAATCACACCCTGTCTTTCACACCAGAATACCAGGAACCCCAATCACACCCTGTCTTTCACACCAGAATACCAGGAACCCCAATCACACCCTGTCTTTCACACCAGAATACCAGGAACACCAATCACACCCTGTCTTTCACACCAGAATACCAGGAACCCCAATCACACCCTGTCTTTCACACCAGAATACCAGGAACACCAATCACACCCTGTCTTTCACACCAGAATACCAGGAACACCAATCACACCCTGTCTTTCACACCAGAATACCAGGAACCCCAATCACACCCTGTCTTTCACACCAGAATACCAGGAACACCAATCACACCCTGTCTTTCACACCAGAATACCAGAAACACCAATCACACCCTGTCTTTCACACCAGAATACCAGGAACCCCAATCACACCCTGGTTAGGAATCAGTCAGAATCTTGTTGGATTGTGTTTCATGAGAGTGGCATACAAAAGCGAGCTGCAGGGACTGCAACTCTACTTCCTGCCAGAAGGTGTCACTCCACACTCAAATGAGGCTACAACCAGCAGGCTAACTTCATTAGTATGCTGGATttatgaatgtacttctggttcCACTTAATTCTGGCATAGACCACAATGGCACATTTGGGGCAGTTGAAATATGCTGTTGAAACAAGTCTCACAGTTGACTTTATTTTTAAAGACTATTGCCAAATCTTAATATTAAGATTGATATTGTAGACATTTCCAATAATCAATTGGTAAATACATTGTTTGTTAGCTTCATTTTCACTTTAAAATTTGTTTAAACAGTTTGTCCAATTCTGTTCAAAACCTGCCCAGTGATAAAAGATGGAAAGCTCAGGGTCATTGATATAAATAAAAAGTCAAGGAAAGTATTATATGAATACCAGACAAGCATTACATTTCTTACTGCTCAGTGACACACACATTGTTCACAAACATAGTTTACGGGGATGATGCCAGCGAGCGTAACATCACCATTATCTCCATAGGAATAGAAAATGGTCACGGATAAAGTGATGCATGGTAAAGTGATGCATAGTGCGTAGTgcgtgaactctctctctctctctcgcctcctccGAGACGCCGCCTCTTACGAAGGTAGGGAAGAGTTTAAAACCAATCTTGAGACGCGGGACACTTCATAAAAGGGACAGTGCGTCGTTTTCACGGACTCGTAGTGGACAGGAGCTGACGGAGAGCAATAACGTCTTTATTGGGAATACCCGCGGAGTTTATGTTGAGTAGTTTTTGAGATTCACAAGACAATAAAAATGAAATCTCCAAAGTTGAAGTCTCAAGGCAAATGTGAGTTGAAGAATGCTGACCATCTAATTTGTTCTTGGGATTTCCACTGGACAAAATATAATGCATTAAACACTTACCAGGCATGGGGTTAGTTTAACGTTTGCAGAAAAGGAGCCTTAAAGCTATGTCAGATAGTGTGGTTGTTATTCAACATCTGTTAGAATTTGACAATGTGTTTACTACAATGTAACATGCGTGTTGCACACGTTTATTAATGTCACAAAAACATAGACCATCAATAGTTTAGCACGGGATAGGATAAATTAATAGAGAGCAATTTATTTCATTAGGATAACTGAAATGAATTCAATACAATATAATTTTAATGGGAATGGTTGTTTTCATCAGTTATTTCAGCTACATTccttgaggaggaggatgatctGTCTGACGTGCTGTGTGAGTTTGACGCGGTGATCGAGGATTTTACGTCCCCGGTGGAGAAAAGACACTTCCGCTACGACGAGCACCTGAAGACAGCGAAGAGACGCAGCAGCGCCAGCGTCAGTGACAGCGGCATCAGCGACTCGGAAAGTAAGTgaaccacacccacccacccccacacgcacacacacacacacacacacacacaaccacacccacccacacacacacacacacacacacacacacacacacacacacacacacacacacacacacacacacacacacacacacacacacacacacacacacatattgtagCAATTATTATGGAGTATATCTGGAACAAAGGTTGAACCAACGATCTTGATTCACACTAATGTGCCATAAAGGTCCAGACCTTTTTGGTGGTGAAATTTCATTCAGTAGTACACTCgtagaaaaaaaaaagattcttCAGCAGTCCCCATAGGGTTGTGAAAAGGTTGTACATGGTACccacatttgtattttttatataactaggcaagtcagttaagaacaaatgattcttgacaatgacagcctagcggggaacaatgggttaactgccttgctcagcgGCAGAAGACAgatttttgaccttgtcagctcagggatttgatccagcacctggaactaaaagggttcttcaaagggttctcttattGGGGACAGCCGAGGGAACCCTTGTAGGTTCTCTAGAGAATACCCCTTTTTCTATGAGAGTAGCATATATAAAACACTGAAGCAGTGAGAGGTCCTATCAGTAGCCTAGACATGTTCCTGTTAAACAGGGTCCTTGGAGCGTTACAGTTTGCACTGAGACGCACAACTCCTGCTACTTCGTATAGTGCCAGGCAGAGCTGATAGGTGATATCTTGTCATGTGTCCAACGAGTGCTATTCCCGGTCTGCTGAAGACCTatatcagccacacacacacacacacacacacacacacacacacacacacacacacacacacacacacacacacacacacacacacacacacacacacacacacacacacacacactaactctaaccctctAAACCTAACTCTTTACattctctaactctctaactctaaccctggacactacccttcctaaccctctaactctaaccctggacaCTACCCTTCCTAACTCTCTAACCCTAGCCCTGGACACTACCCttcctaaccctctaaccctggaCACTACccttcctaactctaaccctggacaCTACCCTTCCTaactctctaaccctaaccctggacactacccttcctaaccctctaaccctggaCACTACccttcctaactctaaccctggacaCTACCCTTCCTagctctctaaccctaaccctggacactacccttcctaaccctctaactctaaccctggacactacccttcctaaccctctaaccctaaccctggacacTACCCTTCCTAACCCTGGACACTACCCTTCCTAaccctctaactctaaccctggacaCTACccttcctaactctaaccctaaccctggacactacccttcctaaccctctaaccctggacactacccttcctaaccctctaaccctggacactacccttcctaaccctctaaccctaaccctggacactacccttcctaaccctctaactctaaccctggacaatacccttcctaaccctaaccctagacacaacccttcctaactctaaccctggacactacccttcctaaccctctaactctaaccctggacactacccttcctaaccctaaccctggacacGACccttcctaactctaaccctggacactacccttcctaaccctctaactctaaccctggacactacccttcctaaccctaaccctggacacGACccttcctaactctaaccctggacactacccttcctaaccctctaactctaaccctggacactacccttcctaaccctaaccctggacacGACCCTTCCTAACTCGTTCTGCAGACATGGAGTTTCTAGAACACACTACATGAAGTTCTCTTTCCACATCATCCCTCGGAAACTCTAACATTCACATGTGGTTGGGAAATGAAACCGGTGTCCAGTGGGGGAACGGGAGCatatttctgtctgtgtgtaactgtgtgaggCTATCACATTTGGGTTAGGGCCAGAGGCGTCGCCAGCTGTGGAAGTACGTCTTTAAGACAGTGTACAGTGTacagtgtaaacacacacacacacacacacacacacacacacacacacacacacacacacacacacacacacacacacacacacacacacacacacacacacacacacacacacacacacacacacacggtatggTAATGCACAGCTTGACATCTGAGAGATGGCAAAACTGCTTATGACAATAAAATCTAAGAAGGTATAGGCTTCCACAGAGACATGGCTGGGTTGGAATATGGGGGCTTGTGTGCCAAATATGCAGCAGCAGCTCAATCTAACCCCAAGATCTCTGGACTCTgatcaaggtgtgtgtgtgtgtgtgtgtgtgtgtgtgtgtgtgtgtgtgtgtgtgtgtgtgtgtgtgtgtgtgtgtgtgtgtgtgtgtgtgtgtgtgtgtgtgtgtgtgtgtgtgtgtgtgtgtgtgtgtgtgtggcgctgcGTGGTGGAGGTCAGGGTAGGTAATACTACATAATAAATATTCTTTCAGGATCCAGTAGAACTCTCGtgtgaggagagaaacagagagagctagagagagagaggaagagtagagaaaaagagagagagagctagagagagaaagagagcgagagagagaggaagagtagagagagagagaaagagagttagagagagagtgaagaacacgcaccattgtaaatacaacccatatctatgcttatttattttgtcttgtgtcctttaccatttgtacattgttaaaacactgtatatatatatatatatatataatatgacatttgtaatgtctttattgttttgaaacttctgtatgtgtgatgtctactgttaatttttattgtttatttcactttatatattatctacctcacttgctttggcaatgttaacacatgtttcccatgccaataaagcccttgaattgaattgaattgaaaattgagagagagaaagagagtgagagagagataggaagagtgggagaaagagagagagagaggaagagtagagagagagagagagagagagatagatagagtgaGAAATAGCAcgaaagagaggagtagagtgagagttagagagacagagagagagagagagagaggtgtgtgagagacagagagttagagcaAGAGGAGGCTAAGCTGTATATCCTCTAGTAGTtagccatttttatttatttaaaaaaatgtttaacctttatttaactaggcaagtcagttaagaacaaattcttattttcaatgacggcctaggaacagtgggttaactgcctgttcaggggcagaacgacagatttgtaccttgtcagctcagcggtttgaacttgcaaccttctggttactagtccaacactctaaccaccaggctaccctgccaccataCCATACTCCTAGTTAGATCTGTCAAGAGGGTATTACAAGGACTACATCACATACCATTAGACCAGCAGACCTCGATCTGAAAGGAGTTGAAAGGAGTTCTTGTACCTTTTGGATTGGAGACAGACCACACAGGGAACTGAATACATTTCTGTTGAACATGACCATAGTAAAACAACAGCCCCTCCATCTACAGGACTCACCCTGACTTCAGAACATACAGACTTCATAGTCAAACTAAACTGAGCTGTTTAGAATAGGAATGAATTCCACTATACAGCCCCTTTCTGTATTTTACTCAGAAGAAACAACAAtgatctctccttctcccaccaACATTCCTTTCCCGGATataaacaaacagtgaaacagaTCTGTCATCTTCTATGGCTGGCTGAAATATCTACTGTTGGAATTAAAGTGTTTATTATGTCACTTCCGAAGTCACACAGTCAATGTTTTGACCACACGTCCTCTGAACCAATGTTACCACTgtggggaatggaggagagagagtggtagtgcgtgtgtgtgtgtgtgtgtgtgtgtgtgtgtgtgtgtgtgtgtgtgtgtgtgtgtgtgtgtgtgtgtgtgtgtgtgtgtgtgtgtgtgtgtgtgtgtgtgtgtgtgtgtgtgtgtgtgtgtgtgtgtgtgtgtgtgtgtgtgtcagtcagacgcagagcagttgccataacaggcagtgatgcaaaaggtcaggatgctctcgatggtgcagctgtagaacgttttgagaaTCTGGGGACCAATGCCAATGCCAATGCCAAtgcttttcagtctcctgaaggggaaaaggcgttgtcatgccctcttcacgactgtcttggtgtgattggaccatgttagttttttggtgatttggacaccaaggaacttgaaactctcaacctgctccactacagtcccgtcgttgagaatgggggcctgttcggccgtccttttcctgtagttcacgatcatctcctttgtcttgatcacattgagggatacggtgtgctactgtgtgtgtgtgtgtgtgtgtgtggattcataCGTATGTGTGCACACAAACATCTGGATGTGGCAATAGACCCTATGGCTTCTTGGGGGCTACAGAAAAATGAACaatctcttaatctctctctctctctctctctctctgtctctctctgtgtctctgtctgtgtctctctctctctctctttctctgtgtgtctctctctctctgtctccccctctctctgtctctctctatgtctctgtctgtgtctctctctcccgtccctctccctctctctctcccatccttctctatctctctctctcccattccatccctctccctctctatctctctctttcccgtccctctccctctctatctctctcccgtccctctccctctccctctctcaggtgcTGAGTCACTCAACAGGAACAGCTTCAGTTTCAGTGATGAGAGATTGAActctccctccccatcactcCCCCATCTCTGATGTCACCCAAAGGTGAgcctcaaccccccccccacacacacacaaccatcaaCATTCACCTTTGCACAAACAACGTCATTCAGACTAGAACTAGAATCTCAGTTTGACAGCCAAAGTGCAGCTCTGTATTACTCCTGTTTAGACGGAACGACAGAGGCAGGATTCTACATTATGTTGTTCTAGGAAACGTCAAATGTTATGATTGGCAGACATATTGCCTCAGGCTTAGAGCACTTCAGCTAGCATCAGCTATTCCAATGGTTCACTTATTAATGAATTATAGTTCAAGTGACTCATTCTTCTTCTTTAGTAAGGTAGTAGTATTTGTATTTGTAGTAGACAGCGCCATGTGTTGTTCAATTCACACAATGCATGATGGGTGTTCATTTTATGTTATGCAATTGCAAGTGGACTATCAAGTGCTATTTAATTTTTTGACTATCTCTCTATGTTGACTGTTTACAGCTAAACTGGGAGACACTAAAGAACTGGAGGACTTCATTGCTGACCTTGACAAGACATTAGCCAGTAAGTGCTAATACCTTGCACCATTCACAGTACTTACTCGGGGGGTGGGTATGCTAACTATGTTAGCGATGCTAACCACCACTcatatactgtagctacatgATCATCATAactcacacgcgcacacacacgcgtacacacacagggttggggtacacacacacacgtacacacacaaacacgtacacatacgtacacacacgtacacacacacgcacacatgtacacacacacatacacacacacacacgtacacacacatgcgcacacacacgcgcacacacacacgcacacacacacacagacacacacacacgtacacacacacatgtacacacacacacgtgcacacacatgcacacacatgcacacacacaaacacatgtacacacacacacgtacacacacatgcgcacacacacgcgcacacacacacacgcacacacacacacacacagacacacacacacgtacacacacacgtacacacacatgcgcacacacacacacgcgcgcgcacacacacacacacagacacacacacacgtacacacacacctgtacacacacacgtacacacacacgcgaaCAACTCCCCCCAGTGACAGCTTATGTTAGAGCGtaacccgagagagagagagctgagtttATGTACCGGATACAGACCAACATAGCTCTGTTTATTTGTTCTGGATTTCTCCAGTACTCCAGAGTGTTGGAACTCTCCTCAGGGGCGGTTACATTGGAATGTTCCCATGTAAAACCTGGGGCGGAATATCAACAGTAAATGGATTGGCCAATGGAAGTGTTCATGTGCTATTCTTAAGACCTACCGACAGCGAATCCTAGTCCGTTAATAACGGAGTACTGAATGTTCTTCATTCAAACCAATGgcacggtcagtcagtcagtcagacatgtTAGGCAATGggacggtcagtcagtcagtcagtcagacatgtTAGGCAATGggacggtcagtcagtcagtcagacatgtTAGGCAATGggacggtc is a window from the Oncorhynchus tshawytscha isolate Ot180627B linkage group LG03, Otsh_v2.0, whole genome shotgun sequence genome containing:
- the LOC112242759 gene encoding LOW QUALITY PROTEIN: regulator of cell cycle RGCC (The sequence of the model RefSeq protein was modified relative to this genomic sequence to represent the inferred CDS: inserted 1 base in 1 codon), producing the protein MKSPKLKSQGKFISATFLEEEDDLSDVLCEFDAVIEDFTSPVEKRHFRYDEHLKTAKRRSSASVSDSGISDSESAESLNRNSFSFSDERLNSPXPITPPSLMSPKAKLGDTKELEDFIADLDKTLASM